One window from the genome of Gimesia aquarii encodes:
- a CDS encoding cupin domain-containing protein, with the protein MTESTKKKYHLADFSQIEGTSCPCGTARRAFADVPEFPGTLHVTEISETAELHYHRKLTETYYFLECGEDAQMQLDDELIPVKAGMSIVIPPGVRHRAIGTMKIINIVFPKFDPEDEWLD; encoded by the coding sequence ATGACGGAATCGACAAAGAAAAAATATCATCTCGCTGATTTTTCTCAAATAGAAGGCACGTCATGCCCCTGTGGTACCGCACGACGCGCTTTTGCTGATGTACCTGAGTTTCCTGGTACCTTACATGTGACAGAAATATCAGAGACTGCGGAACTGCATTATCATCGAAAGCTAACAGAAACCTATTACTTCCTTGAATGTGGCGAAGATGCCCAGATGCAATTGGACGATGAACTGATTCCAGTCAAAGCCGGTATGTCAATCGTCATACCGCCGGGAGTGCGTCATCGGGCCATTGGAACGATGAAAATCATCAATATCGTCTTCCCCAAATTTGATCCGGAAGATGAATGGCTCGACTAA
- a CDS encoding hemolysin family protein encodes MISLIFTALILFTLFSGLLVFSLRDFSRSRLEALCEEANVPSRFSEILRSHPTILLAADFSYLAGIIFISVILTRYYIEIPNEFSSIPAGILFVIQMILELVIGALLLMTIPWTLARITGERFLQIFWPIIRWLPFFLTPLIWASWKIDELSHRLAGKEEAKNGREANISEEILTVVEEGERGGILETGAGKMIQRVMELQDEDVAAIMTQRMDMEYISVNATLDEALLKFIDAGHSRIPVIGESTDDIVGILYARELLKQYSNNNQQSNSPEQLTIQNLMFQPFYIPETTGIDSLLQTMQKEHVHMAIVIDEYGGVAGLVTMEDVLEEIVGDIVDEFDEEEEQMIFDLGNDVIEVDARVHIDDLNEQFSYNLPEEKDFDTIGGFVITHVGKVPHAGESLTWQQLRIDVLESDERKISKLRIEVDHSLVEEIDADT; translated from the coding sequence ATGATCTCCCTGATTTTTACGGCTTTAATTTTATTCACACTGTTCTCGGGTTTGTTAGTTTTCTCACTTAGAGACTTTTCGCGAAGCCGATTAGAGGCGCTCTGTGAAGAAGCAAATGTGCCGAGTCGATTCAGCGAAATTCTGAGATCCCATCCGACTATCCTGCTAGCCGCTGATTTCTCTTATCTCGCCGGCATTATATTCATCTCAGTTATTCTCACCAGATACTATATTGAAATACCGAATGAATTCAGTTCCATTCCAGCAGGAATTCTATTTGTCATTCAAATGATCCTGGAATTAGTAATAGGGGCATTACTATTAATGACCATTCCCTGGACACTTGCACGAATTACGGGAGAACGATTCCTGCAAATATTTTGGCCGATCATTCGCTGGTTACCTTTTTTCCTTACGCCTCTGATTTGGGCATCCTGGAAGATTGATGAACTTTCACATCGATTGGCTGGTAAAGAAGAGGCAAAAAATGGTCGAGAAGCCAATATTAGTGAAGAAATCCTGACTGTTGTCGAAGAAGGAGAGCGTGGAGGAATTCTGGAAACGGGTGCCGGTAAAATGATTCAACGCGTCATGGAATTACAAGACGAAGATGTGGCAGCCATTATGACGCAGCGAATGGATATGGAGTATATCTCCGTCAATGCTACTCTTGATGAAGCCTTGTTAAAGTTTATAGATGCAGGCCATTCACGAATACCGGTCATTGGCGAGTCAACCGACGACATTGTAGGTATTCTGTATGCAAGAGAATTACTAAAACAATACTCAAACAATAACCAACAATCTAATTCACCTGAGCAACTTACCATTCAGAATCTCATGTTCCAGCCATTCTATATTCCAGAAACAACGGGTATAGATTCCCTGTTACAAACAATGCAGAAAGAGCATGTGCATATGGCAATCGTCATTGACGAATATGGGGGTGTTGCAGGCTTGGTCACAATGGAAGACGTTCTTGAAGAAATTGTCGGCGATATTGTTGATGAGTTTGATGAAGAAGAAGAGCAGATGATTTTCGATCTTGGAAATGACGTCATTGAAGTTGATGCTCGGGTTCATATCGATGATTTAAATGAGCAATTTAGCTATAATCTGCCTGAGGAAAAAGACTTTGACACAATTGGAGGTTTTGTGATTACTCATGTTGGCAAAGTTCCTCATGCTGGCGAGTCTCTTACCTGGCAACAATTACGAATCGATGTACTCGAGTCTGATGAGCGAAAAATCAGCAAACTTCGTATCGAAGTAGACCATTCTCTTGTAGAAGAAATCGACGCAGACACATAA
- a CDS encoding PhoH family protein, with protein MSEATLSFSDPDHIPILLGTHDCHIRQIQDALDVNVVHRGDELRIIGDDSDLQRSLRIFSELKAIIENTGQLKTEQVETALTNGSPVSKQIKQSPIATPSSIDLFEKTKKVHPRTPGQSEYIKSIGEHDLVFCTGPAGCGKTFLAVAMAIHALRTEQVRKIVLVRPAVEAGEKLGFLPGDMLAKVNPFLRPLLDALGSLLDYEQVNRYMDNDIVEVVPLAFMRGRTLDNTFIIMDEAQNTTITQMKMFLTRMGMGSKIVVTGDTSQIDLPPDVSCGMTDAMNRLRNIKGVGTVQLKNEDIVRHRLVGEIVKAYQNEDSLGH; from the coding sequence ATGTCAGAAGCCACACTTTCTTTTTCAGATCCTGACCATATTCCAATCCTCCTGGGGACTCATGATTGTCACATCAGGCAAATTCAGGATGCACTAGACGTAAATGTCGTTCATCGGGGAGATGAGCTTCGAATTATCGGCGATGATTCTGACCTGCAAAGATCACTCCGAATCTTCTCGGAACTCAAAGCGATCATCGAAAACACGGGGCAACTCAAAACTGAGCAAGTTGAGACCGCACTTACTAACGGTAGCCCTGTAAGCAAACAAATCAAACAAAGTCCGATTGCCACTCCTTCTTCCATAGATCTTTTCGAAAAAACGAAAAAAGTACATCCAAGAACACCGGGGCAATCTGAGTATATTAAATCCATTGGAGAACACGATCTTGTATTCTGTACAGGTCCTGCTGGCTGTGGAAAAACATTCCTGGCAGTCGCGATGGCCATTCACGCCTTAAGAACCGAACAAGTTCGTAAAATTGTACTGGTTCGACCTGCCGTTGAAGCGGGAGAAAAATTAGGGTTCCTGCCTGGCGATATGTTGGCAAAAGTCAATCCTTTCTTACGCCCCCTCCTGGATGCATTAGGAAGCTTGCTCGATTATGAGCAAGTCAATCGTTATATGGATAATGATATTGTCGAAGTTGTGCCCTTAGCTTTTATGCGCGGACGAACCCTCGATAATACCTTTATCATTATGGATGAAGCACAAAACACAACAATCACCCAGATGAAGATGTTCTTAACAAGGATGGGGATGGGATCGAAAATCGTGGTAACTGGAGATACTTCACAAATTGACTTACCTCCCGATGTTTCCTGTGGCATGACCGACGCTATGAATCGCTTGCGAAACATTAAAGGTGTAGGAACAGTGCAATTAAAAAATGAAGATATTGTCAGACACAGATTAGTTGGTGAAATTGTAAAAGCTTACCAAAACGAAGATTCGTTGGGGCACTAA
- a CDS encoding calcium/sodium antiporter produces the protein MQLLSMAVEPIEFLRLIIGLDAPASILISLLFIALGMLSITKGGDLFTDSAVEIARLTRVPPVIIGATIVSMSTTFPELMVSVTSTFSGKGDLAVGNALGSCLCNIGLIIGSCALLNGFLARKRKTESGIPVSRFTIVGPGSFMLFSGVMVWLFSLFSTGDAITQNGVPAEFAIARWQAALLLCVLAAYILFTLRVALSSRHDFGEDQEKPPQVENVIIYYFKLVSAFFCGACLVILGSKLLVTNAVQVARYFEVSELLIGLTILAVGTSLPEYTISVLSIIKGHGALGTGNIIGANVLNITMVIATCALIQPLPIPKQTVLLDGPVVILLILAMLGLSWRRKQISPLSGLILLTMYVSYLLIATFWFGH, from the coding sequence TTGCAATTATTGTCAATGGCTGTTGAACCAATTGAGTTTTTAAGATTAATAATCGGCTTAGACGCACCTGCTTCCATTCTGATCAGCCTGTTATTTATCGCATTGGGCATGCTCAGCATTACAAAGGGAGGTGATCTCTTTACTGATAGTGCAGTTGAGATTGCCAGATTGACTCGCGTACCTCCCGTCATTATTGGTGCGACCATTGTCAGCATGTCAACCACGTTTCCCGAATTAATGGTCTCAGTTACCAGTACTTTTTCCGGAAAAGGAGATCTGGCAGTTGGTAATGCTTTGGGATCTTGTTTATGTAATATCGGTTTGATAATTGGTTCTTGTGCACTCCTGAATGGATTTCTGGCGAGGAAACGAAAAACGGAGAGTGGGATTCCGGTTTCCCGCTTCACGATTGTCGGGCCGGGATCCTTCATGCTGTTCTCAGGAGTAATGGTCTGGCTGTTTAGTCTCTTTTCAACCGGAGACGCTATAACTCAAAACGGAGTACCTGCAGAATTTGCCATAGCGCGCTGGCAAGCAGCACTTCTACTCTGTGTCCTGGCCGCATATATTCTGTTTACTCTGAGAGTTGCATTAAGTTCACGTCATGATTTTGGTGAAGATCAGGAAAAACCACCACAAGTCGAAAACGTGATAATTTATTATTTCAAGTTAGTATCTGCATTTTTCTGTGGTGCCTGTTTGGTCATTTTGGGGAGCAAACTATTGGTAACTAATGCAGTACAAGTGGCGCGGTATTTCGAAGTCTCTGAGCTACTCATTGGATTGACAATCCTTGCTGTGGGAACTTCTTTACCAGAATACACGATCTCAGTTCTTTCCATTATTAAAGGGCATGGTGCACTAGGTACAGGAAATATTATTGGGGCCAATGTCCTGAATATAACGATGGTGATCGCCACATGTGCGTTAATTCAGCCTTTGCCGATCCCAAAACAGACCGTCTTGCTGGATGGGCCTGTCGTCATTTTATTAATTCTAGCAATGTTGGGACTCTCCTGGAGACGAAAACAGATCTCTCCTCTGAGTGGCTTGATCTTATTGACAATGTATGTGAGTTATCTACTCATTGCCACGTTTTGGTTTGGCCATTAG
- the dusB gene encoding tRNA dihydrouridine synthase DusB, producing MKPSLPPQPDPRPPVCYGSLQLESRYLLSPLAGYTNLPFRRIVRELGGVGLATTDLVNARGLLEGSAKTLQLIQTCPEDTPFAVQIFGNEPIQMRDAAQLLEERGVDSIDINMGCPVNRIVKGGAGASMMCRPDETVSLVKSVVEAVKIPVTVKMRLGWDDRNLTAPFFAREFEQVGVVAVAIHGRTREQGFRGSVNHEGIRQVVEAVESIPVIGNGDVTSIADADNMLKTTGCAGVSIGRGALANPWIFRQLVQWENTGECAPPGNFNERLELLLRQFHYLLEMTTEERALPMFRKMGHWYLKSMRVKPALRHEFQCAQNLHAFNAAIKKIAAKGPVSGSRDGTLPEMHIPVPGGPVERW from the coding sequence ATGAAACCGTCTTTGCCTCCACAACCTGATCCGCGACCACCTGTCTGCTATGGTTCACTGCAATTGGAATCGCGTTATTTGCTCTCCCCTCTGGCAGGATATACAAATTTACCTTTCCGGCGCATTGTTCGCGAATTGGGAGGCGTTGGTTTAGCAACAACAGATCTTGTCAATGCCCGCGGGTTACTGGAAGGAAGTGCCAAGACACTTCAGCTCATTCAAACATGCCCTGAAGACACTCCGTTTGCTGTGCAGATCTTTGGCAATGAACCAATACAGATGCGCGACGCGGCGCAATTACTGGAAGAACGAGGCGTGGATTCGATTGATATTAATATGGGGTGCCCTGTCAATCGAATTGTCAAAGGAGGAGCTGGTGCCAGCATGATGTGTCGTCCAGATGAGACGGTATCGTTAGTGAAGTCGGTGGTTGAAGCGGTGAAAATTCCTGTGACTGTCAAGATGCGCCTGGGCTGGGACGACAGAAATTTGACTGCCCCCTTCTTTGCCAGAGAGTTTGAACAAGTAGGGGTTGTTGCAGTTGCCATCCATGGTCGAACGCGCGAGCAAGGTTTTCGTGGTTCAGTGAATCACGAAGGGATTCGACAAGTTGTGGAAGCTGTTGAATCGATTCCCGTGATTGGTAATGGAGACGTTACGAGCATTGCAGATGCAGATAATATGCTGAAAACGACTGGTTGTGCAGGCGTTTCAATTGGTCGAGGTGCACTCGCGAATCCATGGATTTTTCGTCAACTGGTCCAATGGGAGAACACAGGAGAGTGTGCTCCTCCAGGTAATTTTAATGAACGATTGGAACTGTTATTACGACAGTTTCATTATTTGCTGGAGATGACGACAGAGGAACGGGCTCTTCCGATGTTTCGCAAAATGGGACACTGGTATTTGAAGTCGATGCGAGTGAAACCAGCATTGCGTCATGAATTTCAGTGTGCGCAGAATTTGCATGCTTTTAATGCTGCGATCAAAAAAATTGCTGCAAAAGGTCCGGTGTCTGGTTCCCGAGATGGAACTCTACCAGAGATGCATATCCCTGTTCCCGGGGGGCCTGTTGAACGTTGGTGA
- the ybeY gene encoding rRNA maturation RNase YbeY — protein MNTPDLFQIRIKNSQTQLAVDEALIQEVSSYLLKSEKVTFADISLAIVDNPMIRELNQQYLEHDYDTDVLSFLLECQIDPSKQEADLRGAGKTIEGEIIVSAEMAVSMSEVYHWSADHELLLYIIHGLLHLCGYDDLSDEEILLMRTKEQQILNHWGLTIPRREE, from the coding sequence ATGAATACACCAGACTTATTTCAAATCAGAATCAAAAATTCACAAACTCAATTAGCAGTTGATGAAGCACTTATCCAGGAAGTTTCCAGTTATCTTCTCAAATCGGAAAAAGTAACTTTTGCTGATATCAGTCTGGCAATTGTCGATAATCCTATGATCCGAGAATTGAATCAACAATACCTCGAACACGATTATGATACAGATGTTTTGAGCTTTTTATTAGAATGCCAAATCGATCCCAGCAAACAAGAAGCTGACTTACGAGGCGCTGGAAAGACGATAGAAGGAGAGATTATTGTCTCAGCGGAAATGGCTGTTTCGATGTCAGAAGTATATCATTGGTCTGCCGATCATGAATTATTACTTTATATTATTCATGGCTTACTACATTTATGTGGCTATGATGACTTATCAGACGAAGAAATCCTGCTAATGCGAACGAAAGAACAACAGATTTTAAATCACTGGGGGCTTACAATACCTCGACGGGAAGAGTGA
- the xerC gene encoding tyrosine recombinase XerC yields the protein MISSQSIRSIELHDAIDSFLRYLQIERNASDLTLKSYAEDLDSLIEYLTEYEGALLSPDRIGISELRRFVAYLHECQYERTTIARRLACLRSFFKYCCREGYTKTNPAKPLRTPRTGRKLPHFLTTDQIASLLEAPPANNKMGLRDRAIFETLYSAGLRVSELVSLNISDWDQQSNVIRVLGKGRKERIAPIGSFADKALKRWLEERESKPEAHPDADALFLNRLKTRITTRSVGRMLEKYLLQTGLDKKTSPHTLRHSFATHLLDGGADLRSVQELLGHKSLTTTQIYTHVSTKRLRETYEKSHPHAQRSK from the coding sequence ATGATCTCTTCGCAATCTATCAGGTCAATTGAACTGCATGATGCAATTGACAGCTTCCTGCGATATCTACAAATTGAGCGTAATGCATCTGACTTGACACTCAAATCATATGCGGAAGATCTGGACAGTCTCATCGAATACCTTACTGAATATGAAGGCGCACTTTTATCGCCCGATCGTATTGGGATCAGTGAACTGCGTCGCTTTGTCGCTTACTTGCATGAATGTCAATATGAGCGAACCACGATTGCCAGACGCTTAGCCTGCCTCAGAAGTTTTTTCAAGTATTGCTGCCGCGAGGGTTATACAAAAACAAATCCGGCCAAACCATTGCGAACACCACGTACCGGAAGAAAATTACCCCATTTCTTGACAACAGACCAGATTGCATCTTTATTGGAAGCTCCTCCGGCTAATAACAAAATGGGTCTCCGAGACCGCGCCATTTTTGAAACTCTCTATTCTGCAGGCTTGCGTGTTTCCGAATTGGTAAGCCTCAATATCAGTGACTGGGACCAACAATCCAATGTGATTCGTGTTCTGGGTAAAGGGCGAAAAGAGCGTATTGCTCCAATTGGAAGTTTTGCCGACAAAGCGTTAAAACGTTGGTTAGAAGAAAGGGAATCGAAACCGGAGGCACACCCGGATGCTGACGCACTTTTTCTGAATCGTCTTAAAACTCGTATTACGACTCGTAGTGTAGGACGCATGCTGGAAAAATATCTGCTCCAAACCGGACTGGACAAAAAAACGAGCCCACATACGTTAAGACACAGTTTTGCAACTCATCTACTGGATGGTGGTGCAGACCTAAGAAGCGTACAAGAATTGTTAGGGCATAAAAGCTTAACGACCACACAAATCTATACACACGTAAGTACGAAACGATTACGCGAAACTTACGAAAAATCTCACCCACATGCACAACGCTCAAAATAG
- a CDS encoding ornithine cyclodeaminase — protein sequence MNHSPDHKPDNQSAAADAISEEIEIQGHIIDSLLLPKILDEITVLGGDFSINDISIGQLRTDSSHAQVKVSAKDEETLQKILTQIAQHGAVPVQKHDCILESADMDGAFPEGFYCTTNQKTEIRIDGNWTSVDLQEMDCGIIVSPDRQTAHCLPMSDVQKGQLVVTGYQGIRILPTARSSPQNSGFSFMHSTVSSEKPKGVTVREIASEMRRAREGEGKILIVAGPAVVHTGSRDYFSQLISEGYVNLLFAGNALATHDIEESFYGTSLGISIEHGSSTEEGHEHHLRSINRIRRLGSIKNAVDKGVLNSGIMYECVKKDVTFLLAGSIRDDGPLPDVITDSVEAQRKMRELVQGVSFCLMIATTLHSIAVGNLLPASVKVVCVDINPATVTKLADRGTFQTIGLVTDVEPFLRVLLDEINKSE from the coding sequence ATGAACCATTCACCTGATCATAAGCCAGATAATCAATCTGCAGCTGCAGACGCGATCAGCGAAGAAATCGAAATACAAGGGCATATTATTGATAGCTTATTACTGCCGAAGATTCTTGATGAAATTACAGTTTTGGGAGGCGATTTTTCCATCAATGACATTTCAATCGGTCAGTTACGAACGGATAGTAGCCACGCCCAGGTAAAGGTTTCTGCAAAAGACGAAGAGACTTTGCAGAAGATATTAACCCAAATCGCACAACATGGAGCAGTTCCTGTACAGAAACATGACTGTATTTTAGAATCCGCCGATATGGATGGTGCCTTCCCGGAAGGATTCTATTGCACAACAAATCAGAAAACAGAAATTCGCATTGACGGAAACTGGACCTCTGTTGATTTACAGGAAATGGACTGTGGCATTATTGTCAGTCCCGATCGACAAACGGCGCATTGCCTGCCTATGTCTGATGTGCAAAAAGGCCAACTGGTTGTCACTGGCTATCAGGGAATCAGAATTCTACCCACAGCACGAAGTTCACCACAAAACTCTGGCTTTTCTTTCATGCATAGTACAGTCTCAAGTGAAAAACCTAAAGGAGTTACTGTCAGGGAAATCGCATCGGAAATGCGGCGTGCCAGAGAAGGGGAGGGAAAGATCCTGATTGTTGCAGGTCCCGCAGTCGTTCATACCGGCAGCAGAGACTACTTCAGTCAACTGATCAGTGAGGGCTACGTCAATTTACTGTTTGCTGGAAATGCACTTGCCACGCATGATATCGAAGAGTCCTTTTACGGAACCAGTCTCGGTATTTCAATTGAACATGGAAGTTCAACCGAAGAAGGGCATGAGCATCACTTACGGTCCATTAACCGTATACGCCGTTTGGGTAGCATTAAAAATGCAGTTGACAAAGGCGTATTGAATTCCGGAATTATGTATGAGTGTGTCAAAAAAGATGTGACCTTCCTGTTGGCAGGTAGTATTCGCGATGATGGACCTTTACCGGATGTAATTACTGACTCCGTAGAGGCGCAACGCAAAATGCGCGAGTTGGTGCAGGGGGTATCATTCTGCTTGATGATTGCCACAACACTCCATTCCATTGCTGTTGGTAATCTATTACCCGCCAGCGTGAAAGTAGTTTGTGTTGATATTAATCCGGCAACTGTCACAAAACTGGCCGATCGTGGAACTTTTCAGACCATTGGTCTGGTGACGGATGTCGAGCCTTTTTTAAGAGTCTTACTGGATGAAATCAATAAATCCGAGTGA
- a CDS encoding HD family phosphohydrolase — MAFFGSKKSRTALAASLRDSSKLSSRLRDLLSDRGTFSRLAACLLAIAILMIAVESWKAPFPYRLGMFSEHGILANTSFKIANPIETDRERTQKESAVPYSFNQQPEMIEKLPLLLREDLIAIAKAKSLEDLDIDTRAELGLASSRRLEQFIDQFPEESEQTFAELKSVVSSLDSNDTKKIDEIVDDFKKLISPLLTYGIVNENDLTKNEIRADDAIAIINESNDSRRIVTTFDIRLTNQLSENGVIGREWKKYPKLAPISAILSHWLLFQAPTTLVYDATKTLDQRKQARMQVAEIFDTFQRGTILVEPGQMIEDTQLALLRAEYEAKELTVPTYERVIRITVIFLMLVVLAVLNGYHLLHNKKDVATTVSRLSIYLSVIILTVFLGRLLSYDPWRAEVLPLIVTVMVFAIVYDQTMAILTALSLSLILCLSTGASLGHFVVLMSVSAIAVTSLTTVSSRSTLIKIGFGMGFTYFLVYWGINLIYKQNLSNGFFDQRVLWESLQGAGWCLAAGYLVAGSLPFIESLFGVVTDISLLEMSDVSHPLLQELVRRAPGTYNHSISVATIGEAAADKIGANGLLVRVAAYYHDIGKMLKPQYFIENMVVGSESLHDNLAPAMSTLIIIGHVKDGVDLARQHNLPQPLIDFIEQHHGTTLVEYFFREAEKQADLSPDHKTDAEESSFRYPGPQPQTREAGVMMLADAVESASRTLSDPTPKRIKSLVHSLVMKRLLDGQFNECSLTLSEINIVEDSLVKSLIGIYHGRIKYPEERSA, encoded by the coding sequence ATGGCTTTTTTTGGTTCTAAAAAATCCCGAACTGCACTTGCTGCCAGTTTGCGCGATTCTTCCAAATTAAGTTCGAGGCTGCGCGACTTACTGAGTGATCGAGGCACGTTCTCGCGATTAGCTGCTTGCCTGTTAGCGATTGCAATCTTAATGATTGCCGTAGAAAGCTGGAAAGCTCCTTTTCCTTACCGTCTCGGAATGTTCTCTGAACACGGAATTCTAGCCAATACATCATTCAAAATCGCGAATCCCATTGAAACTGATCGGGAACGAACGCAAAAAGAATCTGCTGTACCCTATTCGTTCAATCAGCAGCCAGAAATGATCGAAAAGCTACCATTGCTGCTCAGAGAAGACCTGATCGCGATTGCGAAAGCAAAATCTTTAGAAGATTTGGATATTGATACAAGAGCTGAACTAGGGTTAGCTTCATCCAGGCGCTTGGAACAATTTATCGATCAGTTTCCTGAAGAGTCAGAACAGACATTCGCAGAGCTAAAATCAGTTGTCAGTAGCCTTGATTCCAATGATACAAAAAAAATTGATGAAATTGTCGATGATTTTAAAAAGTTAATCTCACCACTTCTGACTTACGGTATAGTAAATGAAAACGATCTCACGAAAAATGAGATTCGTGCTGACGATGCCATTGCGATCATTAATGAAAGTAATGATTCACGACGCATAGTAACCACATTTGACATTCGCCTCACGAATCAACTTTCTGAAAATGGTGTCATTGGTAGAGAGTGGAAAAAGTATCCCAAACTAGCTCCTATTTCTGCAATCCTTTCGCACTGGCTCCTCTTTCAAGCACCAACAACGCTCGTCTATGACGCAACAAAAACATTAGACCAGCGAAAACAGGCTCGTATGCAGGTAGCTGAAATTTTCGATACATTTCAACGGGGAACGATTCTAGTTGAACCGGGTCAAATGATTGAAGATACACAGCTCGCTTTACTGCGTGCAGAATATGAAGCCAAAGAACTGACCGTTCCAACATATGAACGCGTTATTCGAATCACTGTTATTTTTCTCATGCTTGTCGTTCTCGCTGTCTTAAATGGATACCACCTGTTACACAACAAAAAAGATGTGGCAACAACCGTTAGCCGTTTAAGTATTTATTTGAGCGTGATTATATTAACGGTCTTTCTGGGACGTTTGCTTTCTTATGATCCCTGGCGTGCTGAAGTCCTGCCTCTGATCGTCACAGTGATGGTTTTTGCTATCGTTTATGACCAAACGATGGCAATCTTGACCGCCTTGTCTCTTTCACTCATCCTCTGTCTCTCAACAGGGGCATCTTTGGGACATTTCGTAGTCTTAATGAGTGTTTCAGCAATCGCTGTCACTTCACTGACGACAGTCTCTTCTCGATCTACATTGATCAAAATCGGTTTTGGAATGGGGTTTACCTATTTCCTGGTTTACTGGGGAATTAATCTGATTTACAAGCAGAACCTCTCCAACGGATTTTTTGATCAACGCGTTCTGTGGGAAAGTCTACAAGGAGCAGGGTGGTGTCTGGCAGCAGGATATCTTGTAGCCGGCAGTCTGCCATTCATTGAATCATTGTTTGGAGTTGTGACAGACATCAGTTTGCTGGAAATGAGCGATGTTTCACATCCTTTGCTGCAGGAATTAGTTCGTCGAGCCCCGGGAACTTACAACCACTCCATCTCCGTCGCTACGATTGGAGAAGCTGCTGCAGATAAAATCGGTGCAAATGGGCTTTTAGTACGTGTCGCCGCGTACTATCACGACATAGGAAAAATGTTGAAGCCACAATATTTCATCGAAAATATGGTTGTCGGCAGTGAAAGTCTGCACGACAATCTGGCACCAGCGATGAGTACGTTGATCATTATCGGACACGTTAAAGATGGTGTCGACCTGGCACGTCAACACAATCTGCCTCAACCTTTAATCGACTTTATTGAGCAACACCACGGCACAACTCTTGTTGAATACTTTTTCCGGGAGGCAGAAAAGCAGGCCGATCTAAGCCCGGACCATAAGACAGACGCCGAAGAATCTTCATTTCGTTACCCCGGTCCACAACCACAGACTCGAGAAGCAGGTGTGATGATGCTGGCAGACGCCGTCGAAAGTGCCAGCCGTACGCTAAGCGACCCTACACCCAAGCGAATCAAATCTTTGGTACATTCCCTGGTAATGAAGCGTCTCTTGGATGGACAGTTCAATGAATGCTCATTAACGTTAAGTGAAATCAATATTGTTGAAGATTCCCTGGTGAAATCCCTCATCGGCATTTATCATGGTCGTATTAAATATCCGGAAGAGCGTTCTGCATAA
- a CDS encoding Gfo/Idh/MocA family oxidoreductase — MMDQRIQIKAVFDPVRSRAEQAAEHWDAAVASGIGSLVSRYPLDAFLLLHSDWMDHYPLKILSQQNRPVYIAGSLGEELELLELIHARATEQLVTLMPEFSRRYSQATSRFFELAVTRLGNPNSIQIETCCPGVDQEVEIPGQKNETDFLVGLFDWCCYVMRTKPVQVHTTFHSDSSDLSEDYRQIKVDFLPDPVSTSERFAVIKIKSEQRESESYFPRHQIACRNGKAEFHSPDEIHWEDESSSITESLKSDRRELEVMLDHFCRRVIGGIIPVANINDVCQAIQLVKLSRNSLKEGVPLKFETASERD; from the coding sequence ATGATGGATCAGAGAATCCAAATCAAGGCGGTATTCGATCCGGTTCGTAGTCGCGCAGAACAGGCTGCTGAGCATTGGGACGCAGCTGTTGCTTCAGGAATCGGTTCTCTCGTCTCGCGATATCCATTGGATGCATTTCTTTTGTTACACTCAGATTGGATGGACCATTATCCTCTCAAAATACTTAGTCAGCAGAATCGACCCGTTTATATTGCGGGCAGTCTAGGAGAAGAACTTGAATTATTGGAATTGATTCACGCCAGGGCAACAGAGCAACTGGTGACTTTGATGCCTGAATTCAGCCGGCGCTATTCACAGGCAACGAGTCGTTTTTTTGAATTAGCAGTGACTCGTTTAGGAAATCCGAATTCAATTCAAATCGAGACCTGTTGCCCTGGTGTAGACCAGGAAGTCGAAATTCCTGGGCAGAAAAATGAGACCGATTTTCTGGTCGGATTATTTGACTGGTGTTGTTATGTCATGCGTACGAAACCAGTTCAAGTTCATACTACTTTTCATTCCGATTCGAGTGATCTGTCAGAGGATTATCGACAAATTAAGGTTGATTTTTTGCCGGATCCCGTATCAACTTCCGAACGTTTCGCAGTGATAAAAATAAAATCGGAACAGCGAGAATCAGAATCTTACTTTCCCAGGCATCAGATTGCATGTCGAAATGGAAAGGCTGAGTTTCATTCTCCTGATGAGATTCATTGGGAAGATGAATCATCCTCAATTACCGAGTCACTGAAAAGTGATCGTCGAGAATTAGAAGTGATGTTGGATCATTTTTGCCGCCGTGTTATTGGAGGTATTATACCGGTAGCCAATATCAATGATGTTTGCCAGGCAATTCAACTTGTTAAGCTTTCACGTAACAGCTTAAAAGAGGGAGTACCGCTTAAATTTGAAACTGCTAGTGAGCGAGACTAA